One genomic region from Treponema primitia ZAS-1 encodes:
- a CDS encoding InlB B-repeat-containing protein, translated as MTVIMKHQWIFPILCVLSMGFWACSSPTSSSDPSNPTDPLGPGNSSHSTDPSHPADPSDPSNPGKPGIYYYGNGNTWGTALVSESYDNSDSDTVAIRDRGDLYRVGYHFAGWNTNPDGTGDNFEAGSTITKDGKATKLYAAWEKVFPLISAGDGFSTLITRDGKLYSSGGNGNGELGNGTTGMRWHFGPVGGDISGGGVKGVASGGDHSFAILNNGNIAGWGAGELGKLGNNTATGFFCTPIRPTYTSALSKITAVSAGRIQTAILTDNGEYWATGSRCFGALGNGNGEEQLTFKKIGDSIRSVSAGESYVMAVKNDGTLYTAGFGEHGRTGTTADTTEKLTLNTEAGGDNAMVFSGKLNHTMLLKNDGRLFAVGNNALGQLGVGNTQDQQSFKPVINSTGEVLSNVAFVALGEAHSMILENDGTLWAAGNNNDWRLGIKGDAVQDKAVKVMDKVAHVAAGYNHTLVVTEDGKLWASGSNAHGQFGGDPVKPVRYNAWIEIDISSLR; from the coding sequence ATGACTGTTATTATGAAGCATCAATGGATTTTTCCAATCCTTTGCGTTCTGAGTATGGGGTTCTGGGCATGTTCTTCGCCCACTTCCTCTTCCGACCCTTCCAACCCGACGGATCCTTTAGGCCCGGGGAATTCTTCCCATTCTACAGATCCTTCCCATCCGGCGGATCCTTCCGACCCTTCCAACCCCGGCAAACCGGGGATCTACTATTATGGCAATGGTAACACCTGGGGCACCGCTCTGGTATCAGAAAGTTACGATAATAGTGACAGCGATACTGTTGCTATACGGGATCGCGGTGATCTGTACCGGGTCGGCTATCATTTCGCAGGATGGAATACCAATCCCGATGGAACCGGCGATAATTTTGAGGCAGGTTCAACCATAACTAAGGATGGAAAAGCAACAAAGTTGTATGCTGCCTGGGAAAAGGTTTTCCCCCTTATCTCGGCCGGAGACGGGTTTTCTACGCTGATAACCAGGGATGGAAAACTCTATTCCTCCGGGGGTAACGGTAATGGGGAGCTCGGAAACGGTACCACGGGTATGCGATGGCATTTTGGACCCGTGGGCGGAGACATTTCCGGCGGCGGCGTAAAAGGTGTCGCATCCGGCGGAGATCATTCCTTTGCAATTTTAAATAATGGAAACATTGCAGGCTGGGGAGCGGGAGAATTAGGAAAATTAGGGAATAATACGGCGACAGGGTTTTTTTGCACCCCAATCCGCCCCACGTATACCAGCGCCTTATCTAAGATAACAGCCGTATCCGCCGGCAGAATCCAAACCGCCATTCTCACTGATAACGGTGAATATTGGGCAACGGGCAGCCGGTGTTTTGGCGCCCTGGGGAATGGCAACGGCGAAGAACAGCTTACGTTTAAGAAAATCGGGGATAGTATCCGCTCCGTATCTGCGGGTGAGAGCTATGTGATGGCTGTTAAAAATGACGGAACCCTGTACACCGCCGGCTTCGGCGAACATGGGCGAACGGGTACTACTGCGGACACAACAGAGAAACTGACCTTGAATACAGAGGCCGGCGGCGATAACGCCATGGTCTTTTCCGGAAAGTTGAATCATACCATGCTCCTGAAAAATGACGGCCGTCTTTTCGCCGTAGGAAACAATGCCCTTGGACAGTTAGGCGTGGGGAATACCCAGGATCAGCAATCCTTTAAACCCGTTATTAATTCTACCGGGGAAGTCCTGTCCAACGTAGCTTTTGTGGCCCTGGGGGAAGCTCATTCCATGATTTTAGAAAATGACGGAACCCTCTGGGCTGCGGGGAATAACAACGACTGGCGGCTCGGTATAAAAGGAGACGCGGTACAAGACAAGGCTGTTAAGGTTATGGACAAGGTAGCCCATGTAGCAGCCGGATACAACCACACCCTGGTGGTAACCGAAGATGGCAAGCTTTGGGCCTCAGGCTCAAATGCACATGGCCAATTCGGCGGGGATCCCGTAAAACCGGTACGATACAACGCCTGGATTGAAATAGACATTTCTTCACTGCGCTAA
- a CDS encoding aspartyl protease family protein — protein sequence MVGTVYEEITLKNARDVGNAKHGLIEEPEVREMTVQCVVDTGAETLVISEAVQQELGLRTEHLHESTLANGETVVCKIAETVRVYWKDRFMACDPWVLPGAKEVLLGSIPLENMDLMVDSKSRKLVGVHGDQPLGRIW from the coding sequence ATGGTGGGAACGGTGTATGAAGAAATCACGTTAAAGAATGCACGGGATGTCGGCAATGCTAAGCACGGGCTTATTGAGGAACCGGAAGTCCGGGAAATGACGGTACAGTGTGTGGTTGATACCGGTGCGGAGACCCTGGTTATCAGCGAAGCGGTACAGCAAGAACTGGGGCTGCGGACAGAGCATCTGCACGAGTCTACCCTGGCAAATGGGGAAACGGTGGTCTGTAAGATAGCCGAGACCGTCCGGGTGTACTGGAAGGATCGCTTCATGGCCTGTGACCCCTGGGTACTTCCCGGCGCGAAGGAAGTGCTCCTTGGCTCAATCCCTCTGGAAAACATGGACCTCATGGTGGACTCAAAAAGCCGGAAACTGGTCGGCGTCCACGGCGACCAACCTTTGGGGCGTATCTGGTAA
- the aroA gene encoding 3-phosphoshikimate 1-carboxyvinyltransferase has product MQAIIKPGHFDKTLRIPASKSHTIRRLILAALGEGVSAIDYPLDSLDARSCLSVCHALGAEIEERRADYPGCPNPADGDGKKLVGWTVRGLGFGTETGGGMKGSGTRPLDVGNSGTTLFLVLAAAALGDVPVSFTGDEQIARRSAGPLLDALSGLGIAVESVRGCVPITVRGPWKGGRVSIACPTSQYLSALLLAAPLAPAGTVTEIDVPLLNEKPYIEMTLSYLQAQGIPFQAAKDFSRFSIPGGACYRHMNGPVPGDFSSAAFPGGIAAITGGPVTLLGLDREDTQGDKAFFDMLGKMGCAVEWSRQVPDTRPEAAAGQAAEWALRVSRTGPLRSGEFDLNATPDLLPMMAVTAAYAEGDTALVNVAHARIKETDRIAVMAEELGRLGVRTTERPDGMIIHGNGAKGLTGGRVDGRGDHRIVMALAAGALGAAGPVEIAAAESAAVTYPGFLEMLGAELRE; this is encoded by the coding sequence ATGCAAGCAATTATCAAACCTGGGCATTTTGACAAGACCCTGCGTATCCCCGCTTCAAAGTCCCACACCATCCGGCGGCTGATCCTGGCTGCCCTTGGGGAAGGGGTTTCGGCCATCGATTATCCCCTGGATTCCCTGGATGCCCGTTCCTGCCTGAGCGTCTGCCACGCCCTGGGAGCGGAGATTGAGGAGCGTCGCGCCGACTATCCCGGCTGTCCTAACCCCGCCGATGGGGATGGCAAGAAGCTGGTTGGCTGGACCGTCCGGGGCCTGGGTTTTGGGACGGAAACCGGCGGCGGTATGAAGGGCAGCGGTACAAGGCCCTTGGACGTGGGCAATTCCGGCACCACCCTGTTCCTGGTTCTGGCCGCCGCCGCCCTGGGGGATGTTCCGGTAAGCTTTACCGGGGACGAGCAGATAGCCCGCCGGAGCGCCGGCCCCCTGCTGGACGCCCTTTCCGGCCTGGGTATCGCCGTGGAATCCGTCCGGGGCTGCGTCCCCATCACCGTCCGGGGCCCCTGGAAGGGCGGCCGGGTGAGCATAGCCTGCCCCACCAGCCAGTACCTTTCGGCGCTGCTCCTGGCGGCCCCCCTGGCCCCGGCCGGAACCGTCACCGAAATCGACGTACCCCTGCTTAACGAAAAGCCGTATATAGAGATGACCCTTTCGTACTTACAGGCCCAGGGCATACCCTTCCAGGCCGCCAAGGATTTTTCCCGGTTCAGTATACCCGGCGGCGCCTGTTACCGGCACATGAACGGCCCGGTGCCGGGGGACTTTTCCTCCGCCGCTTTCCCCGGAGGTATCGCCGCCATCACCGGGGGGCCGGTCACGCTCCTGGGGCTGGACCGGGAAGATACCCAGGGCGATAAGGCCTTTTTCGATATGCTTGGTAAAATGGGCTGCGCCGTGGAGTGGTCCCGGCAAGTACCGGATACCAGGCCGGAAGCGGCTGCCGGACAAGCCGCCGAGTGGGCGCTGCGGGTTTCCCGTACCGGCCCTCTCCGGAGCGGCGAGTTCGACCTGAACGCCACCCCGGACCTGCTCCCCATGATGGCCGTGACAGCCGCCTACGCCGAAGGTGATACCGCCCTGGTAAACGTGGCCCACGCGCGGATCAAGGAAACGGATCGTATCGCCGTGATGGCGGAAGAGCTGGGCAGGTTGGGGGTGCGGACCACGGAGCGACCCGACGGCATGATCATCCACGGCAACGGAGCGAAGGGCCTTACGGGAGGCCGGGTTGATGGCCGGGGGGATCACCGGATCGTGATGGCCCTGGCAGCGGGGGCCCTGGGCGCCGCGGGGCCGGTGGAAATTGCGGCTGCCGAAAGCGCCGCCGTTACGTACCCGGGCTTTCTGGAAATGCTCGGCGCGGAGCTCCGGGAGTAA
- a CDS encoding Txe/YoeB family addiction module toxin, which translates to MNEVTFHVDAFEEYLEWQREDRKTLKKINALIKDIQRNGLLQGIGKPEFLKHLKAYSRRIDDVNRLIYTADENQNLHIIACKGHYT; encoded by the coding sequence ATGAATGAGGTAACCTTTCATGTGGATGCCTTTGAGGAATACCTGGAATGGCAGAGGGAAGATCGAAAAACACTTAAAAAAATAAATGCGCTTATAAAGGACATTCAACGCAACGGATTATTGCAAGGTATCGGCAAGCCAGAATTTTTAAAACATCTTAAAGCATATAGTCGTCGTATTGATGACGTAAACCGGCTTATATATACAGCCGATGAAAACCAAAACCTGCATATTATTGCCTGTAAAGGCCATTATACATAA
- the trkA gene encoding Trk system potassium transporter TrkA has translation MEIPRFFSYTTTMRIVIVGAGMVGTQLARHLVLEKHDVSLIEANEERARHASNRLDCLVIHDGGNSLSALEEAGLAKADALVCVTDSDEVNMITCGLAASRYPKLLKIARVRNDDYIKLNAGENRYLEDRAILGIDYFVHPDVEAARSVLNAVEHGAMGDILVFADTPYELGSVEITGGSGFDGLAMKDFRSLVKEDSLVTLVERRDETLLPRGSTILSVGDRVHILAKEQDLDHIFKLAGRSERALRKIGIVGGSRVGALVAEGLLGEKQQHKGSLISFLKTMIPRSGRQVTIIEKDYNLCKDLAARYPEALVLNEDISDESFVAEERIDDLDLIITATEDQELNMIAALYLKSRGVHRAIAMVTGSGYAAIARQLGVDVVIPMKSVVVDSILSHLMGEGVTAVHRLGNGDINVFEIELGPDTPAAEKGIAELNLSGGALVMLVNRGAGPGDRSSFIPRGDYIFKSGDRIILIAKDGSETELEQFFGSFQGR, from the coding sequence GTGGAAATCCCCCGCTTTTTTTCATATACTACTACCATGCGTATAGTTATCGTCGGGGCGGGAATGGTGGGAACCCAGCTGGCCCGGCATCTCGTCCTGGAAAAGCACGATGTCTCCCTGATTGAGGCTAACGAAGAGCGGGCCCGTCATGCATCCAACAGGCTGGACTGTCTGGTCATCCACGACGGGGGAAACAGCCTTTCTGCCCTGGAAGAAGCGGGGCTTGCCAAGGCGGACGCCCTGGTCTGCGTTACCGACTCCGACGAGGTGAACATGATCACCTGCGGGCTTGCCGCGTCCCGGTATCCCAAGCTGCTCAAGATCGCCCGGGTACGGAACGACGATTATATCAAGCTCAACGCCGGGGAAAACCGGTACCTGGAAGACCGCGCTATCCTGGGGATAGATTATTTCGTGCATCCCGATGTAGAGGCGGCCCGGTCTGTACTGAACGCGGTTGAACACGGCGCCATGGGGGATATCCTGGTGTTTGCGGATACCCCCTACGAACTGGGTTCCGTGGAGATCACCGGCGGAAGCGGGTTCGACGGCCTGGCCATGAAGGACTTCCGTAGCCTGGTAAAGGAGGACAGCCTGGTGACCCTGGTGGAACGCCGGGATGAAACCCTCCTGCCCCGGGGTTCCACGATCCTCAGCGTGGGAGACCGGGTCCACATCCTCGCTAAGGAACAGGACCTGGACCATATCTTTAAACTGGCGGGACGTTCGGAACGGGCGCTGCGAAAAATAGGTATAGTCGGTGGCAGCCGGGTAGGGGCCCTCGTTGCGGAGGGTCTTCTGGGGGAAAAGCAGCAGCATAAGGGTTCTCTGATTTCTTTTTTGAAGACCATGATTCCCCGGTCCGGCCGGCAGGTGACTATCATTGAAAAGGATTACAATCTCTGTAAGGATCTTGCCGCCCGCTACCCCGAGGCGCTGGTCCTCAATGAAGATATTTCCGACGAAAGTTTTGTTGCCGAAGAACGGATCGACGACCTGGACCTGATCATAACCGCCACGGAGGATCAGGAACTGAACATGATTGCCGCCCTTTACCTGAAGTCCCGGGGAGTCCACCGGGCAATAGCCATGGTAACCGGTTCCGGGTACGCGGCTATTGCCCGGCAGCTTGGGGTGGATGTGGTGATCCCCATGAAGTCGGTGGTGGTTGATTCCATTCTGTCCCACCTCATGGGCGAGGGGGTTACCGCCGTCCACCGCCTTGGCAACGGGGACATCAACGTTTTCGAGATTGAATTGGGTCCCGACACTCCTGCTGCGGAGAAGGGGATCGCCGAGCTAAACCTTTCAGGCGGCGCCCTGGTAATGCTGGTGAACCGCGGGGCCGGACCTGGGGACCGCAGCTCTTTTATTCCCCGGGGCGACTATATCTTCAAGAGCGGCGACCGGATCATCCTGATCGCCAAAGATGGCAGTGAAACGGAACTGGAACAGTTTTTCGGTTCCTTCCAGGGGAGGTGA
- a CDS encoding LrgB family protein yields MGNLIALPVFGIILTIICYFIGFRVGKLVHSPLTNPMLIANALVILIVCVTPLSLEQYMAGGSMITMFIVPATTILALRIYRQRSLLRANIIPILLGCLAGSFASIGSIALLCRLFSLDTAVTLSMLPKSVTTAIALELSVKNGGLGGLTVSAVIVTGVFSASISPFLIRLFKLKDPVAAGVALGASGHAIGTAAALEQGEIQGAMGGIAIGIMGIITSLIFIFL; encoded by the coding sequence GTGGGAAATCTTATCGCCCTGCCGGTTTTTGGTATTATTCTCACCATTATTTGTTATTTTATCGGGTTCCGGGTAGGGAAGCTCGTCCATTCCCCCCTGACAAACCCCATGCTGATAGCCAATGCCCTGGTGATCCTCATAGTCTGCGTCACCCCCCTGAGCCTGGAACAATATATGGCGGGGGGCAGTATGATCACCATGTTTATAGTCCCGGCTACCACCATCCTGGCCCTCCGGATTTACCGGCAGCGCAGCCTGCTGAGGGCTAATATCATCCCGATCCTCCTGGGCTGTCTGGCGGGTTCCTTCGCTTCCATAGGGAGCATCGCCCTGCTCTGCCGGCTTTTTTCTCTTGATACGGCGGTAACCCTGTCCATGCTGCCCAAGTCGGTTACCACCGCCATTGCCCTGGAACTATCGGTAAAAAACGGCGGCCTTGGGGGGCTTACGGTTTCCGCGGTGATAGTTACCGGTGTCTTCAGTGCCTCCATTAGCCCCTTCCTGATCAGGCTGTTCAAGCTCAAGGATCCGGTAGCCGCGGGGGTTGCCCTGGGAGCTTCCGGCCATGCCATAGGAACCGCAGCGGCCCTGGAGCAGGGGGAAATCCAGGGAGCCATGGGGGGGATCGCCATAGGAATTATGGGGATTATTACGAGCCTTATCTTTATTTTCTTATAA
- a CDS encoding RluA family pseudouridine synthase has product MPDYSCTVKDGLSEELQPGAPGLRLDRYVAEELKLLTRSQLKTKLLSARLNGKPVKLSRPVKPGDLLELSWAEPPPLNLIPEDIPLTILYEDERVVVIDKAQGMVVHPGAGNRTGTMANALLFRHYSLAGAGFRPGIVHRLDKDTSGVIIAAYDDEALAFLADQFKERRVKKTYGAIVLGTPREKAGIIETRIVRDSRDRKRFTVSPDRGKPALTRYRVIRSWGAYSLLLLQPRTGRTHQLRVHLRHLGHPILGDPIYGAPVISTQDKRFLHATLMLHARTLAITLPGQDTPSIFKAPLPERFREFIRG; this is encoded by the coding sequence ATGCCCGATTATTCCTGTACCGTGAAGGACGGTTTAAGCGAGGAACTCCAACCAGGAGCCCCAGGACTCCGGCTTGACCGTTACGTAGCGGAGGAACTCAAACTCCTCACCCGTTCCCAGCTTAAAACGAAGCTGCTCAGCGCACGGCTAAACGGAAAGCCGGTTAAGCTATCCCGGCCCGTAAAGCCCGGGGATCTGCTGGAACTTTCCTGGGCGGAACCGCCGCCCTTGAACCTCATCCCCGAAGATATTCCCCTTACCATATTGTACGAAGATGAGCGGGTGGTGGTGATCGACAAAGCCCAGGGTATGGTGGTCCACCCCGGCGCAGGGAACCGTACCGGTACCATGGCCAACGCCCTGCTCTTCCGCCATTATAGCCTTGCGGGCGCCGGCTTTCGCCCGGGCATAGTTCACCGCCTGGACAAGGACACCTCCGGGGTGATCATCGCCGCCTACGATGATGAGGCCCTGGCGTTTCTGGCGGACCAGTTCAAAGAACGGCGCGTAAAAAAAACCTACGGGGCCATAGTCCTGGGAACCCCCCGGGAAAAAGCGGGGATCATCGAAACCCGGATAGTCCGTGACAGCCGGGATCGCAAACGCTTCACCGTTTCCCCGGACCGGGGTAAACCCGCCCTAACCCGCTACCGGGTGATCCGTTCCTGGGGCGCCTACTCGCTGCTCCTCCTCCAGCCCCGGACCGGCCGCACCCACCAACTCCGGGTCCACCTCCGCCACCTGGGCCACCCCATCCTCGGCGACCCCATCTACGGCGCTCCGGTAATTTCAACGCAGGACAAACGCTTCCTCCACGCCACACTGATGCTGCACGCACGGACCCTCGCAATAACGCTGCCGGGACAGGATACGCCGAGTATTTTTAAAGCGCCGCTGCCGGAACGGTTCCGGGAGTTTATCCGGGGTTAG
- a CDS encoding TrkH family potassium uptake protein, whose protein sequence is MRSFVLLRGELRCKWRILIIFLGMVAAVMLIPLALAVVSGEGSMVLAIGIPAGIVIAAALPAFFSFRRDRPRFRPRDGFLLVFLIWVLMSLLGTMPFYLSGHGFSFTDAFFESACGFATTGATTITNVEALPKSLLLWRSMSHWIGGMGIVLLTVALMPLLGVGSFQLVKAEAPGADKERITPRITDTAKLLWVSYCALTAVLAILFRLGGMDWLDAICHGFTTMASGGISTKNAGLSWYNSAFIDIVSIVFMLLAGLNFNLYYRLLRGKFKDVINNTEGRAYLLIFIIAAAAVTISLVPFYGSVGSALRYGAFQTASVLSTTGSVITDYTLWPAVTQGILFCLMFVGGCSASTAGGIKVIRHVVLWKQTGNELRRILYPQGVFGIQLNKKVGRKDVVYGVAGFVFLYAAVIVLTTLAGAVSGMDILSAFSTAVAVLGNIGTGFGAIGPGRNFSPFPDYLKWFYSFAMIAGRLELWTVLVLFTPEYWRR, encoded by the coding sequence ATGCGGTCCTTCGTTTTACTGCGCGGGGAACTGCGTTGCAAGTGGCGCATCCTAATAATATTCCTTGGTATGGTGGCGGCGGTCATGCTTATCCCCCTGGCGCTGGCCGTGGTAAGCGGTGAGGGGAGCATGGTTTTGGCCATAGGCATTCCCGCGGGAATCGTCATTGCAGCGGCCCTGCCGGCCTTTTTTTCGTTCCGTAGGGATCGTCCCCGGTTCAGGCCCCGGGACGGTTTCCTCCTGGTCTTCCTCATCTGGGTTTTGATGAGTCTCCTGGGGACCATGCCTTTCTACCTTTCCGGCCATGGTTTCAGTTTTACCGATGCCTTTTTTGAAAGCGCCTGTGGTTTTGCCACCACCGGGGCTACCACCATTACTAATGTTGAGGCCCTGCCCAAGTCGCTCCTCCTGTGGCGGAGTATGAGCCACTGGATTGGCGGCATGGGGATAGTTCTGCTCACCGTGGCGCTCATGCCCCTGCTGGGGGTCGGCAGCTTCCAGCTTGTCAAAGCGGAGGCCCCCGGGGCGGATAAGGAGCGGATCACCCCCAGGATCACCGATACCGCCAAGCTGCTCTGGGTCAGCTACTGCGCCCTCACCGCGGTACTGGCGATACTCTTTCGGCTGGGAGGCATGGATTGGCTTGATGCCATCTGCCACGGCTTTACTACCATGGCGTCCGGTGGTATCAGTACTAAGAACGCCGGCCTTTCCTGGTATAACTCGGCTTTTATCGACATCGTATCCATAGTATTTATGCTCCTGGCGGGGCTTAATTTCAATCTTTACTACCGTCTTCTCCGGGGAAAGTTCAAGGACGTCATCAACAATACTGAAGGCCGGGCTTATCTGCTCATCTTTATTATAGCCGCAGCAGCGGTAACCATAAGTCTGGTTCCCTTCTACGGTTCGGTAGGTTCCGCCCTCCGTTACGGCGCCTTTCAGACCGCATCGGTCCTGTCCACCACCGGTTCGGTTATTACCGATTATACCCTCTGGCCTGCCGTTACCCAGGGCATTCTCTTCTGTCTCATGTTCGTCGGCGGCTGTTCAGCCTCCACCGCCGGGGGCATCAAGGTGATCCGCCATGTGGTACTCTGGAAACAAACCGGCAACGAACTGCGGCGCATCCTCTATCCCCAGGGGGTATTCGGTATTCAGCTAAACAAAAAGGTGGGCCGCAAGGACGTGGTCTACGGGGTAGCGGGTTTCGTCTTCCTCTACGCTGCGGTGATCGTCCTTACTACCCTGGCAGGCGCCGTTTCCGGCATGGACATCCTTTCTGCGTTTAGTACCGCTGTGGCGGTGCTGGGTAATATTGGAACCGGGTTCGGCGCCATAGGACCGGGCCGCAATTTCAGCCCATTCCCGGATTACCTCAAATGGTTCTATTCCTTCGCCATGATCGCCGGGCGGCTTGAACTGTGGACCGTACTGGTACTGTTTACGCCGGAGTATTGGAGACGGTAG